The Perca fluviatilis chromosome 2, GENO_Pfluv_1.0, whole genome shotgun sequence genome includes a region encoding these proteins:
- the LOC120544544 gene encoding zinc finger protein 239-like, translating to MYRLKTKPEEIFFCLHLSSEDNTWEPQDNLDCPDLITDMQSLRNESDEVKAHVQYQHEFKEACILALGETWLGEADSDAGIALDGFSAPVCMDRVAASIGKSRGGGVCLYINERWCKTTLRGKVDTRQVKGWSEEATLALQGCLDCTLWEEFVQSSRDIDELTEVVSSWVAYCEDTPYSCDQCGAAFTRQSTLIIHQRIHTGEKPYSCDQCGKKFSRSDSLEIHRRIHTGEKPYWCDLCGTAFSQSGHLESHRSVHTRDKPYSCEQCGAAFMYLNRLQSHRRVHTGEKPFWCEQCGKMFSQSRYLKRHQRIHTGEKPYWCEQCGKTFSQSTDLKKHQRIHTGEKPYWCEQCGKTFSQIGNLKSHQRVHTVSL from the exons ATGTATCGcctaaaaacaaagcctgaggagattttcttctgtctgcacCTTTCCAGTGAGGATAACACATGGGAGCCTCAAGACAACCTGGACTGCCCCGACCTTATCACAga CATGCAGTCCCTTCGAAACGAGTCGGATGAAGTGAAAGCCCATGTCCAGTACCAACATGAATTCAAAGAAGCTTGTATCCTGGCCCTGGGAGAAACCTGGCTGGGAGAAGCTGACTCGGACGCTGGCATTGCATTAGATGGTTTCAGTGCTCCTGTTTGCATGGACCGGGTTGCAGCGAGCATTGGAAAGTCGCGAGGGGGCGGGGTGTGCCTGTACATAAATGAGCGCTGGTGTAAAACAACACTA AGGGGGAAAGTAGATACCAGGCAAGTGAAGGGCTGGTCTGAGGAGGCTACGCTGGCCCTGCAAGGCTGCTTGGACTGCACTTTATGGGAGGAGTTTGTCCAATCCTCACGGGACATAGATGAACTGACTGAAGTGGTCAGCTCATGGGTTGCATATTGTGAGGACACG ccttacagctgtgatcagtgtggggcagctttcacacgacAGAGTACCCTTATaatacatcaacgcattcacactggagagaagccttacagctgtgatcaatgtggtaaAAAATTTTCTAGGAGTGATAGCCTAGAAATCCACCGACgtattcacactggagagaagccgtactggtgtgatcTATGTGGTACAGCGTTTTCTCAGAGTGGTCACCTAGAAAGCCACAGAAGTGTTCACACTAGAGATAAaccgtacagctgtgaacaatgcGGGGCAGCATTCATGTATTTAAATAGGTTACAATCCcaccgacgtgttcacactggagagaagccgttctggtgtgaacaatgtgggaaaatgtTTTCTCAGAGTAGGTACCTTAAAAgacaccagcgcattcacactggagagaagccgtactggtgtgaacaatgtggaaaAACTTTTTCTCAAAGTACTGACCTTAAAAaacaccagcgcattcacacgggagagaagccgtactggtgtgaacaatgtggtaaAACTTTTTCTCAGATTGGTaaccttaaatctcaccagcgcGTTCACACTGTCTCATTGTGA